The following nucleotide sequence is from Prosthecobacter sp..
ACGTTCGATGCGCTCAAGGGCACGCTAAGCGGCGCGGAATCATCGCGCGAGGAACTCGCCAAAAAACTCGGCATGAGCGAGGGCGCACTCAAAGTGGCCGTGCACCGCCTGCGGCAACGCTACCGCGAGGTGCTGCGTGCCGAGATCGCCGAGACGGTCGATTCGCCCGCCGATGTCGAAGACGAGATGCGGCATCTGGTGGCGGTGCTGCGTGCTGGCTGATTTTTTCTGTAACCAGCCCTCAATTTTCTTTCAGGAAGGAGTGCCCACGATGAATCCCGACATGAACACCCCTGCCACCTGCCCCCAATGCAGCTCCACACTGCCCGCTGATGCCCCGGAGGGCCTCTGCCCTGCCTGCTTGATGCGTGGTGGCCTCGACACCGATGCGACGATCAAGATGACGCCTTCGCAAAAGCCGTCAGCCGCCGAGCCGATGCCCACACCGTTGCCGGAGGAGTTGGCGCCGTTGTTTCCGCAGCTCGAAATCCTCGAACTGCTTGGTCGCGGCGGCATGGGCACGGTTTACAAGGCACGGCAGATGAAACTGAACCGTTTCGTGGCGCTGAAGATCATCTCCGCCGAGGCGGGGGCTGATCCGCACTTCGCGGAGCGCTTTCAACGCGAGGCGCAGGCGCTCGCGAAGCTGAACCATCCGCACATCGTCAGCGTGTTCGACTTCGGCGAGACAGGCGGCCTGTTTTACTTCCTCATGGAGTATGTGGATGGCGCGAACCTCCGCACGCTCATCCGCAGCGGCGAAATGAAGCCAGAGGCCGCGCTCGCGCTCATCCCCGCGTTTTGCGACGCGCTGCAATACGCACATGACGAGGGCGTGGTGCATCGCGACATCAAGCCGGAGAACGTGCTCGTGGACAAGAAGGGCCGCGTCAAAATCGCCGACTTCGGTTTGGCAAAACTGCTCGGCCAGGACGCCAACGATCACACGCTGACACGCACCGGCATGTATCTCGGCACGCCGCGCTACATGGCCCCGGAGCAGGTGGACAGGCCGGACAGCGTCGATCATCGCGCGGACATCTACAGCCTCGGTGTCGTGTTTTACGAGATGCTCACCGGCGAGATTCCAATGGGCCGCTTCGCCCCGCCCTCGCAGAAGGTACAGGTGGACGTGCGCTTCGACGAGATCGTGCTCCACGCGCTGGAACGCGATGTCGCGCTGCGCTACCAGCACGCGAGCGAGATCAAGACGGATGTGGAGGGCGTGACGAGCACACCGAGACCACCTGCTGCGGCAGTTTCGTCCGCATCGCCTGCCATGGTTGCTCCCGCTCGTGTGGACGAGGCAGAACCGCCCGCCGCCATGCCGCTGCCAAGCTTCTTCTGGCTGCGTGCCTTTGCCCTGCTCATGCTCGGCTGGCTGGTCGTCGGCGCGCTGTGGAATTTCTGCACGCCGGGCTGCCTGCTCGGCGCGCTAGTGATGGGCATCATCGTGATCGAGCTGGCGCTCCGTCATGCCAGGCAAAAACCCGTCTGGGCGCAGACCTGGCGCGACGCCTCGGCGTGGGGTCGGGTCTATTTCGCGGGCAGCTTCATCGTGCTCGCCGTGCTGCCGTTCATGCTGACAATCAGCGCGATGGATGTGAAGTGGGAAACATCCTCCCTGCGCTGGAATCTCATGGCGCAGTCGAAAGAGGCGTTTGAAACGGCGCACAAGGGCAAGGAATACCAGCTCATCCGCGGACTCGATGCCTTCAAGGATGAGGTGCCCGCGACCGAACTCGTTCCAAGCGCCGTCACCTGGTTTGGCGGCTGGCAGATCTGGGGCGACAACGGGCCGCACCACAATCTTTTCGGCTGGCTCTCGATCATCGCCTCATTCTGCTCCGTCACGCTCATCCTGACCTTCATGATCCAGCAGGTACTGGGCGCGGAGAAGTTTTCCGTGTGGCGCATCGGCACCAGCGGCTGGCGGCCCGCGCTGGCGCTCACCTGCACCATGCTCGCCAGCGTGGTGTGCGCGTATGCCGCGCTGAACTTCTGCTACATCACCTCGAGCACCGGCGGCAAAGGCAAGTTCACCGCGACACCCGTCATGGTGGCGGCCACACCGCGCCAGGTGGAAATGGCGCTGCACAAATGGGCGGCGGAAAACGGCTACGCGCGTGGCGACGACAACCGCTGGAGCGTGGACACCGTGCCAAAAGGCCAGCGCGTCGCCGAAGTCGCGCTGTTCAATGCCTGGAAGGCCTCGCCCTTCGACCGCTGGCAGATGACTTGGTCCGGCCTGCGCCAGATCACACCGCATGTCACCGTGCAGACTGTGGGCACGGACAAACCGCTGCAAACCATGGCCACCTATTCTGGCAGCATGATGCAGTTCGATGCGCAGGAAACAGCGCTGTTCGAGGGCGTGATGAAGAGCCTGGCGGAAGCGATTTCCAACGCTACGGCAATGGACGTGAAGAAGCCGCTCGAAGAGCAGATCGTCCGCAAACCTGCCGGGACTCCCACAGCAAGCAATGTGTCGCCGTGGCTGCTGTTCTTCGGCGTGGTGGGCCTCGCGGTGTTGTGGAGCGTGCTCAGGCATGGACGCCAGGGAAAAGCAGCCGGTGCGGCACTGTCTTCCGAGCCGCGACTCAGCCGCTGCGCCTTGTGGGGCGCGATATTGGCACCGTTTGGCTTGCTGCTGCTTCCCGCATTTTTCACGACGCGCACCGTGTCCAGTTCGGACGCAAATGGCATGTCCCAGCAGCCGCAGATGACGTTCATGATCCTCTTGGGCGTGCTGTTCGTCATCAGTCTGGCAGCGCCCATCGGCACGACGATTCTCGGCGCGGTGTCGCTCGGCCACATCAAGCGCTCCGGCGGCAAGCTCTACGGCCTGCCGCTCGCCTTCGCGGATGTGGTGCTCTTTCCCATGCTGCTGCTGCACGGCGGGATGGCAGTGCTCCTCGGCCTGCTCATCGTCTCGATCGTGAAAATCGCGGGCGTGAATGCCGGGATTGGACTGCTTGAATTGGGCCTGCTGGCGATGCTGCCGCTGATCGCAGATTTTTTCATCGTGCGGGCGCTGTGGCGGAAGGTGGCGGGCAAGCCTGCATCAAATGGCGGTGACATCGGCTCCAAGCTGAATCTGGCCGCCGTCGGTTTGCTGCTCGCCGGCATCGTGAACGCGCTCGCGGGACTGGCTTGGATTGGCCTGAACGTCAACACGCTGGTGGCAGCGGCCAAGCAAGGCGCGCCAATGGCGGAGCCGGTGGTGATGCTGCTGCTGAGCCTGGGCAGCATCGCGGTAGTGTATTACACCATTGGCAGCGCGTTGTTCCTGATGCATCGCAAGGACGACGGCGACATCACCTTCCCGCTGATCATGGCCGCCCTCGTGCCACCGGGCTGCATCTTCGGCCTGCCTGCGGCCATTTACGCGTTGGTGCTGCTCAGCAAGCCGGAGGCGAAGGCGTTGTTTCCGCAGGCAAAGCCGGAGAGTGACACTTTGTAACCTGCCGTTCCGCATCCGTCAGTAAGCCCGTGAACAAGCCATCCATCATCTCATGAGCACACCCGATCCCACTCCTGCCTCCAACATTCCGTTCCAGCCGAAACGCTACCCCAAGTGGATGCCCGTCGCCGTGGTCGCCGCTTTCCTCATCGGCGTTTTTGCCATCAAGATGATCCTCCCGCCGCAGTGGCATGCACGGCTCGAACTGAAGAACACAGGCACAAAAGCCGTGACCATCGTCTTCAAGGAGCAAAGCACTGTCACGAAGCCCGGCGAGATCTGGAAGGGCGACTTCCGCGCCAGCGACACCATCAGCATCCATGCTGGCGAGAGCATTCACGCGCCATCGCACACCCTCACGATGCCCGCAAAGAATCCCAAGCCGTGGACACCGAGCCACTCGATCGTCCAGCACTGGACCGCCGACGTGAATGCCGACGATCCGCAGAACATCCGCATCGAGAACCGCCGCTACACCGAGGTGACGATGCCGCCCTCACCCTGGGAGCCGTGGCCATGATGAATGGGCTCCACCGACTCTGGCAATGGCTCAAGCAAGGCGAGCCAGGAACCATCAGCTCGTTTGGGCTGCTCATCCTTGGCATCGCTCTCGGAGCCGTGGCCATGATCGCGATGCTCGGCATCGCGCTGACGGCTAGAGCGTCGTCGAATGTGTTGCCTATGATCGCGTTCATCATCCTCGGCAGCCCGCTGATCTGGGGCTTCATCGTTGGAGCCATTCAGCCGCGTCAGGCGTTGCTGTGGAGCACCAGCATTTCGTTGCCCATGCTGGTCTGGGGATTGTTCTGCCTGCTGTTCGTTTTGTTTGAAGGCCCCGGCTTGCTGATCTGGTTGCTGGCGGCCTTCTTCATGGCGGCGCTTGCGGTCTTGGGCACCTTGTTCGCACGCCGCCTTCGTCGATGACATCTCATGAATGCACACCCCATGCCGCACTATCCGCAGTTCCCGCGCACCGCGATGTATCATCCCGACTGGATCACCGCCGGTGTCAGCGGCGGCGCGAATCCGCTGTGGCTCACGGAATGGCTGACGGAGGTGATGGAGTTGCGTCCCGGCATGCGCGTGCTCGATCTCGGCTGCGGTCGCGCCATGTCCTCGGTCTTTCTGCATCGCGAGTTCGGCGTTCAAGTCTGGGCCGCCGACCTGTGGTTCGATGTCTCGGAAAATCATGAGCGTATTCGTGACGCAGGCTGCGCGGACGGCGTGTTCCCGCTGCATGCGGACGCACGGGCGCTGCCCTTCGCGCGTGATTTTTTCGACGCCATCATCAGCATCGACTCCTTCCCTTACTATGGCACGGATGAGATGTATCTGCCGTATCTCGCGCGCTTGGTGAAGCCCGGCGGTGTCATCGCCATCGCCATCGCCGGAGCCGCCGTGGTGCAGGAATGGGATGCCGATGTGCCCGCGCATCTGCGTGACTGGTGGACGCCTGATCTCAGTTGCCTGCATTCGGCGGGATGGTGGAGAAAGCATTGGGAAAAGAGCGGCATTCTCACAGTGGAGCACTCCGACACGATGCCCAAAGGCTGGAAACTCTGGCGCGACTGGCTGCACGTCATCGCACCCGACAACACGAGCGAAATCGCCGCACTGGAGGCGGATCGCGGCAGCTACCTCGGCTATGTCCGTATCGTTGGACGACGCAGGGCGGATGTGGCGTTGCCTGATCCCGTGCTTTCCATTCCCCCGGCTTATGTGAAACAACCGCTACTTCAAGATCATGCCTGAACGTCGCGTCATCGTCTATGGCAACGCTGGCTCCGGCAAGACTACCATGGCGCGCAGCCTCGCTCTGCCGGTGCTGAGTCTTGATCACATCACCTGGGCCGCTTCCGGCGTCCGTTTGCCGATGGCCGAGAGTTTGGCGGCTTTAGAGGCATTCATGAGCGAACACTCGGAATGGGTGATCGAAGGCTGCTATGGCGACTTGATCGAACACGCGGCCAAACACGGCACCGAGCTGCGTTTTCTCAATCCAGGCGTCGAAACCTGCATCGCCAACGCCCGCAACCGGCCCTGGGAGCCGAGCTACTGTGAATCCGCCGAGGAACAGCAACGATTGCTGGACCCACTGATCGAGTTCATCCGCCTCTACGAGACCCGCGATGATGAATACGGCCTGGCACGACATCGCGCGATCTTCGCAGTTCACAACGGACCCAAACGTGAATACACCCGCCAGTAGCAGCAAGGCATGCCTCCCTGAAACTTTTTCTGTAACCTGCCCGCTGCCCTCTTTCAGGAACTCATGGAAACCTATCCATCTCATCCATGAACACTCCAAACCCATGCCCGAAATGCGGCGCCGCACTCCCCGCCGACGCGCCTGAGTCTCTCTGCCCGGCCTGCCTCATGTCCGGCGCGCTGGCGTCGAACTTTTGCTCTTTGAAAAGCAACTGGCCGGTCACATCTGGCTGCTGCTCGCTGGACTCGTGACGTCGATCGTCGTGCTGAACGCGGGTCGTCAGCGCAAGTCTGCGTGAAATCGCCGCCCATGACGTTATCACCTGACATGAAACTCCTCCGCCTGCTGCCCGCCCTCCTCCTCGCGCTCTCCCTTCACGCCGAAGACCTCCATCCCGCCGCGGATGCCGCCGGCTTTGTGCCGCTCTTCAACGGCAAGGATCTCTCAGGCTGGAAAACAACGGGCAACTGGCTGGTCGAGCCTGATGGCAGCGTCTCGCTGCATCCGCGTGAAGGCGAAAAAGGATGGCAGCGCTACGACGCCTACATCTCCACCGAGAAGCAGTATGCCGACTTCACCCTCGACCTCGAATTCAAGATCAATGCCAAGGGCAACAGCGGCGTCTTCATGCGCGTCGGTGATTTGAAGGATCACGTCAAAAGCGGCTTTGAAGTGCAGATCCTCGACACCTACGGCCTCGAAAAACCCGGCCACCACGACTGTGGTGGCATCGTGAAGGGCATCGGCCCGTCAAAGAACATGGTGAAGCCTGCGGGCGAGTGGAACCGCTACACCATCACCGTCAAAGGCCGCAGCGTGAAGGTCATCTTCAATGGCGAGCAAGTCATCGACGCCAGCCTCGACGGCATCAAGATGGCCGACCGCCCCAATCTCGGCCACATCGCCTTCCAGGACGAAGCGCTGCGCGTGTGGTACCGCAACGTGCGCATCAAGGAGCTGAAATAGCCGAGCTTCGCGCACGTTGCAGCGGGCATGAAAACTCTGCTTCTGCTCTTTTCGTGCCTTTCGTGTGTTTTGTGGGCCGCTGATCGTCCGAATGTCTTGTTCATCGCCAGCGACGACATGCGCCCGCAGCTCGGCTGCTATGGCGACACGACGGTGAAATCGCCGAATCTCGATGCGCTGGCGAAGCGCGGCATGGTTTTCCAACGCAGCTACGTGCAGCAGGCGCTTTGCTCGCCTTCACGCATCTCGATGCTTAGCGGGCGTTATCCCGCCACCACCGGCATCTTTGAAATTGGCCGCACGTTGCGCACCACCATGCCGGACATCACCACGATGCCGCAACACTTCAAAAACAACGGCTACCACACCCGCAGTCTCGGCAAAATCTACCATGTCGGCATTGATGACGACGCCTCGTGGACTATCCCCGCGTGGCACAGCAAAAAACCGCGCACCAGCGCAGCTACCCAGCAGGCTGTCGCCAAATATTTTGCCGATGCCAAAGCCAGTGGCACCACTCTGCCGCAAAAAGGCAAGGGCAGCCGCACCTCCGCCGTGCCCGCCTTTGAAGCCGTCGATTGTGGCGACGACGACCTCATGGACGGTGATTGCGCGACGAACGCCATCGCCCAGCTCCGCGATCACGCGAAGACTCCCGACAAGCCCTTCTTCCTCGCCGTCGGCTTTGCCAATCCACATGTGCCGTGGATCAGCCCGAAGAAATACTGGGATCTCTACGACCGCGCGAAGCTCCCGCTCGCCTCCAACGAGTTTCTGCCCAAAAGCGCTCCCGCCTTTGCCGCCACCTCCGGTCAGGACTTCCGCTGGTATGCCAATGTGCCGCAGGGCGACCTGACCG
It contains:
- a CDS encoding serine/threonine-protein kinase gives rise to the protein MNTPATCPQCSSTLPADAPEGLCPACLMRGGLDTDATIKMTPSQKPSAAEPMPTPLPEELAPLFPQLEILELLGRGGMGTVYKARQMKLNRFVALKIISAEAGADPHFAERFQREAQALAKLNHPHIVSVFDFGETGGLFYFLMEYVDGANLRTLIRSGEMKPEAALALIPAFCDALQYAHDEGVVHRDIKPENVLVDKKGRVKIADFGLAKLLGQDANDHTLTRTGMYLGTPRYMAPEQVDRPDSVDHRADIYSLGVVFYEMLTGEIPMGRFAPPSQKVQVDVRFDEIVLHALERDVALRYQHASEIKTDVEGVTSTPRPPAAAVSSASPAMVAPARVDEAEPPAAMPLPSFFWLRAFALLMLGWLVVGALWNFCTPGCLLGALVMGIIVIELALRHARQKPVWAQTWRDASAWGRVYFAGSFIVLAVLPFMLTISAMDVKWETSSLRWNLMAQSKEAFETAHKGKEYQLIRGLDAFKDEVPATELVPSAVTWFGGWQIWGDNGPHHNLFGWLSIIASFCSVTLILTFMIQQVLGAEKFSVWRIGTSGWRPALALTCTMLASVVCAYAALNFCYITSSTGGKGKFTATPVMVAATPRQVEMALHKWAAENGYARGDDNRWSVDTVPKGQRVAEVALFNAWKASPFDRWQMTWSGLRQITPHVTVQTVGTDKPLQTMATYSGSMMQFDAQETALFEGVMKSLAEAISNATAMDVKKPLEEQIVRKPAGTPTASNVSPWLLFFGVVGLAVLWSVLRHGRQGKAAGAALSSEPRLSRCALWGAILAPFGLLLLPAFFTTRTVSSSDANGMSQQPQMTFMILLGVLFVISLAAPIGTTILGAVSLGHIKRSGGKLYGLPLAFADVVLFPMLLLHGGMAVLLGLLIVSIVKIAGVNAGIGLLELGLLAMLPLIADFFIVRALWRKVAGKPASNGGDIGSKLNLAAVGLLLAGIVNALAGLAWIGLNVNTLVAAAKQGAPMAEPVVMLLLSLGSIAVVYYTIGSALFLMHRKDDGDITFPLIMAALVPPGCIFGLPAAIYALVLLSKPEAKALFPQAKPESDTL
- a CDS encoding class I SAM-dependent methyltransferase, translated to MNAHPMPHYPQFPRTAMYHPDWITAGVSGGANPLWLTEWLTEVMELRPGMRVLDLGCGRAMSSVFLHREFGVQVWAADLWFDVSENHERIRDAGCADGVFPLHADARALPFARDFFDAIISIDSFPYYGTDEMYLPYLARLVKPGGVIAIAIAGAAVVQEWDADVPAHLRDWWTPDLSCLHSAGWWRKHWEKSGILTVEHSDTMPKGWKLWRDWLHVIAPDNTSEIAALEADRGSYLGYVRIVGRRRADVALPDPVLSIPPAYVKQPLLQDHA
- a CDS encoding DUF1080 domain-containing protein, producing MKLLRLLPALLLALSLHAEDLHPAADAAGFVPLFNGKDLSGWKTTGNWLVEPDGSVSLHPREGEKGWQRYDAYISTEKQYADFTLDLEFKINAKGNSGVFMRVGDLKDHVKSGFEVQILDTYGLEKPGHHDCGGIVKGIGPSKNMVKPAGEWNRYTITVKGRSVKVIFNGEQVIDASLDGIKMADRPNLGHIAFQDEALRVWYRNVRIKELK
- a CDS encoding sulfatase; the encoded protein is MKTLLLLFSCLSCVLWAADRPNVLFIASDDMRPQLGCYGDTTVKSPNLDALAKRGMVFQRSYVQQALCSPSRISMLSGRYPATTGIFEIGRTLRTTMPDITTMPQHFKNNGYHTRSLGKIYHVGIDDDASWTIPAWHSKKPRTSAATQQAVAKYFADAKASGTTLPQKGKGSRTSAVPAFEAVDCGDDDLMDGDCATNAIAQLRDHAKTPDKPFFLAVGFANPHVPWISPKKYWDLYDRAKLPLASNEFLPKSAPAFAATSGQDFRWYANVPQGDLTEPFKRECLHGYLAVISYVDAQVGRLLAALDETGLAKNTIVVFWSDHGYYMGEHTWWGAKHNNYEGATRNCLIVSQPGMKHAGEKTEALAQSVDLAPTLTDLCGLPAHTAFQGRSLKPVLEDPAATVNDAAFSWYPKEGWLGTAMRTDKWRFVEWTKPGQQSVRELYNQVNDPQNNLNVADKPEHAQVLESLSKRLREKFPVQEFKEPPAAGKKKGKKNRP